The following are from one region of the Alicyclobacillus fastidiosus genome:
- a CDS encoding S9 family peptidase, whose protein sequence is MGNRTLIPEDLFHLNMVGRVAIHPGGRHAICEMSHLLQESNETVTHLWHVDTNSGDRTPFTWARGSQTHPAYAPDGRFLAFIGRSTGEKGQVYVMRTDGGEAVRVTNEALGVQSFKWHPHGTSIIYQASRDGTSTPSDSPRARFTSDVRVIERTWYRLDGVGYFGSERTHLSIVDVTPFTAYRSLQSHPVRDFTFPKRLLTDGAFDVQDYDIHPDGRHLVFVSSLAEDADETQHRFVYEAEIADGTEGCEVASPVVLPLPIRQAQQIAYDPTGERIAVLGHNRPYGQYSLSQMFVYERKSNTSTLISDGWELSFGNAVLSDVRSEVDAPIRWSEHGRYVYTIATKCGTSQLIRADVDTGSFEWLTEGDHTVLTFDLSRDSATAAMLIETATAPADLFVQNIPLSGEDSTTPRRLTDSNRPLFEEAAVIRPKRVRVDGETELEGWVMLPEGPVPEGGFPAVLQVHGGPVAAYGESFFLEFQLLAQAGIAVLFCNPRGSLGYGQAYCSVIRGRWGTVDFEDTERFVDAVTATHPINPRRLAIAGGSYGGFMAAWAIGHTNRYQSAVVMRACVNEYSMFGTCDVGFLDVEDLPGAPWECPDAYVNLSPIAFADKMKAKVLILHAENDLRCPIEQAEQLYAALKYHRVPVRMVRFPDESHGMSRNGKPWHRVARLEYIVTFLKMTLQA, encoded by the coding sequence TTGGGGAACCGAACACTGATACCAGAGGATTTGTTTCATCTGAACATGGTCGGCCGCGTTGCGATACATCCAGGGGGCCGTCACGCGATCTGCGAAATGAGCCATTTGCTGCAGGAATCGAACGAGACCGTGACGCACTTGTGGCACGTCGATACGAACAGTGGCGATCGGACGCCGTTTACGTGGGCGAGGGGCAGTCAAACGCATCCGGCATACGCGCCGGATGGCCGTTTCCTCGCGTTTATCGGGCGTTCAACCGGCGAAAAGGGACAGGTCTACGTCATGCGGACCGACGGTGGCGAGGCCGTCCGTGTGACGAATGAGGCACTTGGCGTCCAGTCGTTCAAGTGGCATCCCCACGGCACGTCTATCATCTACCAGGCTTCGCGCGACGGGACGAGCACACCGAGCGACAGCCCTAGGGCTCGGTTCACGAGCGATGTGCGCGTCATCGAGCGGACGTGGTACCGCCTCGACGGAGTAGGCTACTTCGGGAGTGAGCGCACGCATCTGTCGATCGTTGATGTCACTCCCTTCACGGCCTATCGTTCGCTTCAGAGTCACCCAGTCCGCGATTTCACATTTCCCAAGCGACTACTGACGGACGGAGCGTTCGACGTGCAAGATTACGACATTCACCCGGATGGTCGTCATCTCGTCTTTGTCAGCAGCCTCGCTGAGGATGCGGACGAGACACAGCATCGATTTGTGTACGAAGCGGAGATCGCCGACGGCACAGAGGGCTGCGAGGTGGCAAGCCCCGTTGTCCTGCCACTGCCTATCCGTCAAGCGCAACAGATAGCCTACGACCCCACAGGGGAGCGCATCGCCGTCCTCGGCCACAATCGCCCCTACGGACAATACTCCCTTTCTCAAATGTTCGTGTATGAACGGAAGTCGAACACGTCGACACTGATCTCAGATGGGTGGGAATTGTCCTTTGGCAACGCTGTGCTCTCTGATGTTCGTTCAGAGGTCGACGCGCCGATCAGGTGGTCGGAGCACGGGCGATACGTCTACACCATCGCCACGAAGTGTGGCACGTCGCAACTGATCCGCGCAGACGTCGATACGGGCAGCTTCGAGTGGCTGACCGAGGGGGATCACACTGTGTTGACGTTCGATCTCAGCCGCGACAGCGCCACGGCCGCGATGCTCATCGAGACGGCGACGGCACCTGCGGATTTATTCGTTCAAAACATCCCGCTGTCCGGCGAGGATTCGACAACCCCGCGCAGGCTCACGGATAGCAATCGCCCTTTGTTTGAAGAGGCGGCAGTGATTCGCCCGAAGCGCGTCCGGGTTGATGGCGAGACGGAGCTGGAGGGTTGGGTGATGCTTCCGGAGGGGCCCGTTCCCGAGGGAGGTTTTCCAGCCGTTTTGCAAGTGCACGGCGGTCCCGTCGCCGCTTATGGCGAGTCGTTTTTTCTCGAGTTTCAGCTGCTTGCGCAAGCGGGTATCGCCGTGCTGTTCTGCAACCCTCGCGGGAGTCTCGGTTACGGGCAGGCGTACTGCTCGGTCATTCGCGGGCGTTGGGGGACAGTTGACTTCGAGGATACGGAGCGATTTGTCGACGCGGTGACGGCCACGCACCCGATCAATCCGCGCCGCTTGGCTATCGCGGGTGGCAGTTACGGAGGATTTATGGCTGCCTGGGCGATTGGCCACACGAACAGGTACCAAAGCGCGGTTGTCATGCGGGCTTGTGTCAACGAATACAGTATGTTCGGCACTTGCGACGTTGGGTTTCTGGATGTCGAAGACCTCCCGGGCGCGCCGTGGGAATGCCCAGATGCCTACGTCAACTTGTCCCCAATTGCTTTCGCAGATAAAATGAAAGCGAAGGTACTGATTCTTCACGCAGAGAATGACTTGCGGTGTCCGATTGAACAAGCTGAGCAGTTGTACGCGGCGTTAAAGTACCACCGCGTTCCAGTCAGAATGGTTCGGTTTCCGGACGAGAGCCACGGCATGTCGAGAAACGGGAAACCATGGCACCGCGTCGCTCGATTGGAATACATCGTTACGTTTTTGAAGATGACGTTGCAGGCGTGA
- a CDS encoding dynamin family protein, with the protein MIDVRTASEDELRELLQDVQVALQGLSDVSLRELEEVARRLERRDYLVAVFGAFSAGKSSLLNALLGDSILAVSPNPTTASVTQLQGTDEAGKNIVVTAKTQEELWRDVSSAFTALHEYPSELTEAISRGQALNAKNYPTSLRRHVRFIKAICEGYGEMQARLGTKWTTTLDELKSFSAIEHYAAYVAKVDVHEDDPWLRKGFIFVDTPGVDSIHRRHTDVAFRYMRHADAVIFVMYYTHAFTQGDRDFLLQLAGVQDVAKTNKLFAVINAVDLAKSVDEREAVRARVEQELRKLGIRTPRVYEVSAQLGLAARRLAETPEDAMYAQMARTRLQLEGEAPLPAPDELFAASGLRALEDDLTDYVESEGHQLARDMVWRALQQVKAQIDHLVHDETARQSDDEMYRAKRQVELAQLEASLTEVRRRDDDRSASLLGQYARDLDELVFHAGERIRLRYRDLFREAFHPGRFRVGRPQEKLREASEELCEALARQIDIETRTLSLRAVSLAEATVERIAVEWRETFEQHGVSVPIVERFDFSSAVVESVQSSVPADTFRPYHRHFSSTKQFFEEGGQRAMLDESELAVMEAVKAGVVRATGDVTEHAVTLLQQAVAGVYQAFFAQLRTVEEAASRPFDARRLQALVEAEEYMNKLVGC; encoded by the coding sequence GTGATCGACGTGAGAACTGCGTCAGAAGATGAACTACGAGAGCTGTTACAAGATGTGCAGGTCGCGCTGCAAGGCCTGTCGGATGTGTCGCTTCGCGAACTAGAGGAAGTCGCTCGCCGACTGGAGCGACGCGATTATCTCGTCGCGGTATTTGGTGCGTTTTCCGCGGGTAAGTCGTCGCTGTTAAACGCCCTGTTAGGGGACTCCATCCTGGCTGTGTCGCCGAACCCGACCACAGCCTCTGTGACTCAATTGCAAGGAACCGACGAAGCAGGCAAAAACATCGTCGTCACGGCCAAGACACAGGAAGAGCTGTGGCGTGACGTCTCCAGTGCATTTACGGCCCTGCACGAGTACCCGTCAGAGCTCACTGAGGCGATTTCGCGAGGGCAGGCGTTGAATGCGAAGAACTACCCGACGTCGTTGCGCCGCCACGTTCGCTTTATCAAGGCGATTTGTGAAGGTTACGGCGAGATGCAGGCGCGCCTTGGCACAAAGTGGACCACGACGCTCGATGAACTCAAATCTTTTAGCGCTATCGAACATTACGCGGCGTACGTGGCCAAGGTCGATGTGCACGAAGATGATCCGTGGCTTCGCAAAGGGTTTATTTTTGTCGACACGCCAGGTGTCGACTCCATCCATCGGCGCCACACAGACGTAGCGTTTCGTTACATGCGTCACGCGGATGCCGTCATTTTCGTGATGTACTACACACACGCGTTCACGCAAGGGGACAGGGACTTTTTATTACAGCTCGCCGGCGTCCAGGACGTCGCAAAGACCAATAAGCTGTTCGCCGTCATCAACGCTGTCGATCTCGCCAAGTCCGTCGACGAGCGCGAAGCGGTTCGAGCCCGCGTCGAGCAGGAACTGCGTAAACTCGGGATTCGCACGCCGCGCGTCTACGAAGTATCCGCACAGCTTGGATTGGCGGCGCGGCGTTTGGCAGAGACACCTGAGGACGCAATGTACGCCCAGATGGCCAGAACTCGTTTGCAACTGGAAGGAGAGGCGCCTCTTCCTGCGCCGGATGAACTGTTTGCGGCCTCGGGACTGCGCGCGCTCGAGGACGATTTGACGGATTACGTTGAGTCGGAAGGACATCAGTTGGCGCGGGACATGGTATGGCGCGCTCTGCAGCAGGTCAAGGCGCAAATCGATCACCTGGTTCACGACGAGACAGCTAGACAGTCGGACGACGAAATGTATCGAGCAAAGCGCCAGGTGGAATTGGCCCAATTGGAGGCTTCACTGACAGAGGTGCGAAGGCGCGACGACGACCGCTCGGCTTCCTTGCTCGGACAGTATGCGCGCGATTTGGACGAGCTCGTCTTTCACGCGGGCGAGCGGATCCGCTTGCGCTATCGCGACCTGTTCCGCGAAGCATTCCACCCTGGCAGGTTCCGCGTCGGGCGGCCGCAGGAGAAGTTGCGCGAGGCCTCGGAAGAGCTGTGTGAGGCGTTGGCGAGGCAGATCGACATCGAGACCCGAACGCTCTCGTTGCGCGCCGTGTCGCTGGCCGAAGCTACGGTGGAACGGATCGCTGTCGAGTGGCGGGAAACTTTTGAGCAACATGGCGTTTCGGTGCCCATTGTCGAGCGCTTCGACTTTTCGTCAGCGGTTGTGGAGTCGGTTCAATCGAGCGTTCCCGCCGACACTTTTCGCCCCTACCACCGGCATTTTTCCTCGACGAAACAGTTCTTTGAGGAAGGCGGACAGCGAGCGATGCTGGATGAGAGCGAACTGGCTGTGATGGAGGCCGTGAAGGCCGGGGTCGTGCGAGCGACTGGAGATGTGACGGAGCATGCGGTCACGCTCTTACAACAGGCGGTAGCGGGCGTTTATCAGGCCTTTTTCGCGCAGTTGCGAACGGTGGAGGAAGCCGCTTCGCGCCCGTTTGACGCGCGCAGGTTGCAAGCACTTGTCGAAGCAGAGGAGTACATGAACAAATTGGTTGGGTGTTAA